The following proteins are co-located in the Castanea sativa cultivar Marrone di Chiusa Pesio chromosome 8, ASM4071231v1 genome:
- the LOC142608472 gene encoding uncharacterized protein LOC142608472 isoform X2 — translation MGEEGEEEVGKKKRRSARILELEGEKKKKIKDKKEVKEQGEGSTNKLKVKSKSEVEEGPKQDHEEHEEEQEKTKEEQNPSTREAVEAPTVNEETLEVVDVAFVASPSQQDIMDASQPDHTDTQSDQQPTDPSMHTPLPAQSSAPSELSVDTLTTSETSTSIRQKGRGPAKGLKLAKRAQESTDGKLDIEFSDKSNSAVRPNQRMFMDEVVQQMRTYAPLNVKKWAEVPQEAKDNIDAAVLGRWRVPDTPLRRASILQLANRRYRGWRAKLSKDYSKYDNDEDRRQNRPKEVTEQQWESLIAYFGTDDFKTISDRNKENRSKQKTGKITGSKSFAAVSYDARDPLTGQQPSEYRTWLLCHRHCDGTWSDDNARQIYEQVNQLITQKSEQEGVPLSSSTEDELFHSVIGSRPGHVRGQRLGLIPVQKEALGEVQMERDALEEQLGEMKLKLQEESAARSVIQAQLQAESAARAEMEARLQAESAARTAMEARLRAEFMVALDSLRSQASTSSKHNQQ, via the exons ggagaagaagaagaagatcaagGACAAAAAGGAGGTGAAGGAACAAGGAGAGGGAAGCACTAACAAACTTAAGGTGAAATCCAAATCAGAGGTTGAGGAGGGCCCTAAGCAAGACCATGAGGAGCATGAAGAAGAGCAAGAGAAAACTAAGGAGGAGCAGAATCCAAGTACAAGAGAAGCAGTAGAAGCGCCCACTGTTAATGAAGAAACACTTGAAGTCGTGGACGTTGCTTTTGTTGCTTCCCCTTCACAACAG GACATTATGGATGCATCACAGCCAGATCATACAGACACTCAGTCTGATCAGCAACCTACTGATCCCTCCATGCATACACCCCTTCCTGCACAATCATCAGCACCTTCAGAGCTCTCAGTGGACACATTAACAACATCTGAAA CTTCCACCTCAATCAGACAGAAAGGACGAGGGCCTGCAAAAGGCTTGAAGCTGGCTAAGAGAGCACAAGAGAGTACTGATGGAAAGTTGGACATTGAGTTCTCAGACAAGTCTAATTCAGCCGTGCGGCCAAATCAGCGGATGTTTATGGATGAGGTGGTACAACAGATGAGGACGTATGCACCGCTTAATGTTAAGAAGTGGGCAGAAGTACCGCAGGAGGCAAAAGATAACATTGATGCAGCTGTGTTG GGTAGGTGGAGAGTCCCGGATACGCCCTTGCGAAGAGCCAGCATATTACAGTTGGCTAATCGAAGATATCGGGGTTGGCGAGCAAAACTCTCCAAGGACTACAGTAAGTACGACAACGATGAGGATCGCAGGCAGAACCGGCCCAAGGAGGTCACAGAGCAGCAATGGGAGTCTCTTATTGCATACTTTGGTACTGATgattttaag ACCATTAGTGatagaaataaagaaaaccGATCAAAGCAAAAGACGGGTAAAATCACAGGAAGCAAGTCTTTTGCAGCCGTGAGTTATGATGCG CGGGACCCCCTGACTGGTCAGCAGCCTAGTGAATACAGGACATGGCTTCTGTGCCATCGTCATTGTGATGGTACTTGGAGTGACGACAATGCCAGACAGATTTAT GAGCAAGTTAACCAGTTAATCACTCAGAAGTCTGAACAAGAGGGGGTGCCACTATCGTCATCAACTGAGGATGAATTGTTTCATTCAGTGATTGGTTCTAGACCAGGCCATGTACGGGGCCAGAGACTTGGGTTGATCCCAGTGCAGAAAGAGGCTCTTGGTGAGGTTCAAATGGAGCGTGATGCGCTTGAAGAGCAGCTTGGTGAGATGAAGTTGAAATTGCAGGAGGAAAGTGCAGCACGGAGTGTGATACAGGCACAACTGCAGGCAGAGAGTGCAGCACGGGCTGAGATGGAGGCACGGCTGCAGGCAGAGAGTGCAGCAAGGACTGCTATGGAGGCACGATTGCGTGCAGAATTTATGGTTGCCCTCGATAGCCTACGATCTCAAGCCTCTACTAGCAGT
- the LOC142608472 gene encoding uncharacterized protein LOC142608472 isoform X1, with translation MGEEGEEEVGKKKRRSARILELEGEKKKKIKDKKEVKEQGEGSTNKLKVKSKSEVEEGPKQDHEEHEEEQEKTKEEQNPSTREAVEAPTVNEETLEVVDVAFVASPSQQDIMDASQPDHTDTQSDQQPTDPSMHTPLPAQSSAPSELSVDTLTTSETSTSIRQKGRGPAKGLKLAKRAQESTDGKLDIEFSDKSNSAVRPNQRMFMDEVVQQMRTYAPLNVKKWAEVPQEAKDNIDAAVLGRWRVPDTPLRRASILQLANRRYRGWRAKLSKDYSKYDNDEDRRQNRPKEVTEQQWESLIAYFGTDDFKTISDRNKENRSKQKTGKITGSKSFAAVSYDARDPLTGQQPSEYRTWLLCHRHCDGTWSDDNARQIYEQVNQLITQKSEQEGVPLSSSTEDELFHSVIGSRPGHVRGQRLGLIPVQKEALGEVQMERDALEEQLGEMKLKLQEESAARSVIQAQLQAESAARAEMEARLQAESAARTAMEARLRAEFMVALDSLRSQASTSSLKGLQDTQADCIMLIPKLKNVLTRTEKTQSTMK, from the exons ggagaagaagaagaagatcaagGACAAAAAGGAGGTGAAGGAACAAGGAGAGGGAAGCACTAACAAACTTAAGGTGAAATCCAAATCAGAGGTTGAGGAGGGCCCTAAGCAAGACCATGAGGAGCATGAAGAAGAGCAAGAGAAAACTAAGGAGGAGCAGAATCCAAGTACAAGAGAAGCAGTAGAAGCGCCCACTGTTAATGAAGAAACACTTGAAGTCGTGGACGTTGCTTTTGTTGCTTCCCCTTCACAACAG GACATTATGGATGCATCACAGCCAGATCATACAGACACTCAGTCTGATCAGCAACCTACTGATCCCTCCATGCATACACCCCTTCCTGCACAATCATCAGCACCTTCAGAGCTCTCAGTGGACACATTAACAACATCTGAAA CTTCCACCTCAATCAGACAGAAAGGACGAGGGCCTGCAAAAGGCTTGAAGCTGGCTAAGAGAGCACAAGAGAGTACTGATGGAAAGTTGGACATTGAGTTCTCAGACAAGTCTAATTCAGCCGTGCGGCCAAATCAGCGGATGTTTATGGATGAGGTGGTACAACAGATGAGGACGTATGCACCGCTTAATGTTAAGAAGTGGGCAGAAGTACCGCAGGAGGCAAAAGATAACATTGATGCAGCTGTGTTG GGTAGGTGGAGAGTCCCGGATACGCCCTTGCGAAGAGCCAGCATATTACAGTTGGCTAATCGAAGATATCGGGGTTGGCGAGCAAAACTCTCCAAGGACTACAGTAAGTACGACAACGATGAGGATCGCAGGCAGAACCGGCCCAAGGAGGTCACAGAGCAGCAATGGGAGTCTCTTATTGCATACTTTGGTACTGATgattttaag ACCATTAGTGatagaaataaagaaaaccGATCAAAGCAAAAGACGGGTAAAATCACAGGAAGCAAGTCTTTTGCAGCCGTGAGTTATGATGCG CGGGACCCCCTGACTGGTCAGCAGCCTAGTGAATACAGGACATGGCTTCTGTGCCATCGTCATTGTGATGGTACTTGGAGTGACGACAATGCCAGACAGATTTAT GAGCAAGTTAACCAGTTAATCACTCAGAAGTCTGAACAAGAGGGGGTGCCACTATCGTCATCAACTGAGGATGAATTGTTTCATTCAGTGATTGGTTCTAGACCAGGCCATGTACGGGGCCAGAGACTTGGGTTGATCCCAGTGCAGAAAGAGGCTCTTGGTGAGGTTCAAATGGAGCGTGATGCGCTTGAAGAGCAGCTTGGTGAGATGAAGTTGAAATTGCAGGAGGAAAGTGCAGCACGGAGTGTGATACAGGCACAACTGCAGGCAGAGAGTGCAGCACGGGCTGAGATGGAGGCACGGCTGCAGGCAGAGAGTGCAGCAAGGACTGCTATGGAGGCACGATTGCGTGCAGAATTTATGGTTGCCCTCGATAGCCTACGATCTCAAGCCTCTACTAGCAGT CTAAAGGGTCTGCAAGATACACAAGCAGACTGCATCATGCTCATACCAAAGTTAAAGAATGTTCTCACAAGGACAGAGA